From the genome of Palaemon carinicauda isolate YSFRI2023 chromosome 6, ASM3689809v2, whole genome shotgun sequence, one region includes:
- the LOC137643379 gene encoding homeobox protein ESX1-like — protein MRQEFKKLIPVREKIPVPVREKILPVPVREKILPVPVREKIPPVPVREKIPPVPVREKIPPVPVREKIPPVPVREKIPPVPVREKIPPVPVREKIPPVPVREKIPPVPVREKIPPVPVREKIPPVPVREKIPPVPVREKIPPVPVREKIPPVPVREKIPVVSST, from the coding sequence ATGAGACAGGAGTTCAAGAAACTTATTCCAGTACGAGAGAAGATACCTGTTCCAGTACGAGAGAAGATACTACCTGTTCCAGTACGAGAGAAGATACTACCTGTTCCAGTACGAGAGAAGATACCACCTGTTCCAGTACGAGAGAAGATACCACCTGTTCCAGTACGAGAGAAGATACCACCTGTTCCAGTACGAGAGAAGATACCACCTGTTCCAGTACGAGAGAAGATACCACCTGTTCCAGTACGAGAGAAGATACCACCTGTTCCAGTACGAGAGAAGATACCACCTGTTCCAGTACGAGAGAAGATACCACCTGTTCCAGTACGAGAGAAGATACCACCTGTTCCAGTACGTGAGAAGATACCACCTGTTCCAGTACGTGAGAAGATACCACCTGTTCCAGTACGTGAGAAGATACCACCTGTTCCAGTACGTGAGAAGATACCACCTGTTCCAGTACGTGAGAAGATACCAGTTGTTTCCAGTACGTGA